A region of Streptomyces sp. NBC_01788 DNA encodes the following proteins:
- a CDS encoding TIGR00730 family Rossman fold protein, with the protein MPTGNPEGKKRPPDEQRLGPVLRRRGQVQASTTDQRLLDERAPTDWVHTDPWRVLRIQSEFIEGFGTLAELPPAISVFGSARTAVDSPEYDAGVKLGRGLVEAGFAVITGGGPGAMEAANKGALEAGGVSVGLGIELPFEQGLNAYVDIGLNFRYFFVRKMMFVKYAQGFVVLPGGLGTLDELFEALTLVQTQKVTRFPIVLFGSAYWGGLVDWLENTLIAQGKAAQADLTLFHVTDDVSEAVALMSKEAGR; encoded by the coding sequence ATGCCAACAGGGAATCCCGAGGGCAAGAAGCGGCCACCGGACGAGCAGCGACTGGGGCCGGTCCTCCGGCGGCGCGGTCAGGTCCAGGCGAGCACCACGGACCAGCGGCTGCTGGACGAGCGCGCCCCCACGGACTGGGTCCACACCGACCCCTGGCGCGTGCTGCGCATCCAGTCGGAGTTCATCGAGGGCTTCGGCACGCTCGCCGAACTCCCGCCCGCCATCAGCGTGTTCGGCTCCGCGCGGACGGCGGTGGACTCGCCGGAGTACGACGCGGGGGTGAAGCTCGGGCGGGGCCTGGTCGAGGCGGGCTTCGCGGTGATCACGGGCGGCGGCCCGGGCGCGATGGAGGCGGCGAACAAGGGCGCTCTCGAGGCCGGAGGCGTCTCGGTGGGCCTGGGCATCGAGCTGCCCTTCGAGCAGGGCCTGAACGCCTATGTCGACATCGGCCTCAACTTCCGGTACTTCTTCGTTCGCAAGATGATGTTCGTCAAGTACGCGCAGGGCTTCGTCGTCCTGCCCGGCGGCCTCGGCACCCTGGACGAGCTCTTCGAGGCCCTGACCCTGGTGCAGACCCAGAAGGTCACCCGCTTCCCGATCGTCCTCTTCGGCAGCGCGTACTGGGGCGGCCTGGTCGACTGGCTGGAGAACACCCTGATCGCCCAGGGCAAGGCGGCCCAGGCGGACCTCACCCTGTTCCACGTCACGGACGACGTGAGCGAGGCGGTGGCCCTGATGTCCAAGGAGGCAGGCCGCTAG
- a CDS encoding transglutaminase-like domain-containing protein: MSPPHPPSPERAAAVRRRFGEEARSERPDLAALCLLMGAAADGALDEAGMDAAQQELDRLAGELPYRPGGPREWARALCRLLGERYGFHGAAADYQRLESSLLHEVLVRRRGLPILLSVVWMEVARRAGAPVCGVALPGHFVVGFGAAEELVLADPFDGGRVLTGADADLLVAGATGAPLDPSMLVPATPLEVVSRILNNIRAWAAVRPERSDVALWAVELSLLLPSHPARLRYERAQLLVQRGDFVGGARELEAYAEVLGAVDEPAAEQVRGQARAARALLN, translated from the coding sequence ATGAGTCCCCCGCATCCGCCGTCTCCGGAACGGGCCGCCGCGGTGCGCCGGCGGTTCGGCGAGGAGGCGCGGTCCGAGCGGCCGGACCTCGCGGCGCTGTGCCTGCTGATGGGTGCGGCGGCCGACGGGGCGCTGGACGAGGCCGGCATGGACGCGGCGCAGCAGGAGCTGGACCGGCTCGCCGGGGAGCTGCCCTACCGGCCGGGCGGGCCGCGGGAGTGGGCGCGGGCCCTGTGCCGGCTGCTCGGCGAGCGGTACGGGTTCCACGGCGCGGCGGCGGACTACCAGCGGCTGGAGTCCTCCCTGCTGCACGAGGTGCTGGTGCGGCGGCGCGGGCTGCCCATCCTGCTGTCGGTGGTGTGGATGGAGGTCGCGCGGCGGGCCGGGGCCCCGGTGTGCGGGGTCGCGCTGCCCGGGCACTTCGTCGTGGGGTTCGGGGCGGCGGAGGAACTGGTGCTCGCGGACCCGTTCGACGGGGGCCGGGTGCTCACGGGGGCGGACGCCGACCTGCTGGTGGCCGGGGCGACGGGCGCGCCGCTGGACCCGTCGATGCTGGTGCCCGCGACTCCGTTGGAGGTCGTGTCCCGGATCCTGAACAACATCCGGGCCTGGGCGGCCGTGCGGCCCGAGCGGTCGGACGTGGCGCTGTGGGCGGTGGAGCTGTCGCTGCTGCTGCCGTCGCATCCGGCGCGGTTGCGGTACGAGCGGGCGCAGCTGCTCGTGCAGCGGGGCGACTTCGTGGGCGGGGCCCGGGAGCTGGAGGCGTACGCCGAGGTGCTGGGCGCGGTGGACGAGCCCGCGGCCGAGCAGGTGCGGGGACAGGCGCGGGCGGCGCGGGCCCTGCTGAACTGA
- the folP gene encoding dihydropteroate synthase — protein sequence MLRLGRREFDAHEPVIMAIVNRTPDSFYDQGSTFRDEPALARVEQAVAEGAAIIDIGGVKAGPGDEVSAEEEARRTVGFVAEVRRRFPDVVISVDTWRADVGEAVCEAGADLLNDAWGGVDPRLAEVAARYGTGLVCTHAGGAEPRTRPHRVTYDDVMADILRVTVGLAERAVALGVPRESVMIDPGHDFGKNTRHSLEATRRLGEMVATGWPVLVSLSNKDFVGETLDRPVKERLVGTLATTAVSAWLGAQVYRVHEVAETRQVLDMVATIAGHRPPAVARRGLA from the coding sequence ATGCTCAGGCTGGGCAGGCGCGAATTCGACGCGCACGAGCCGGTGATCATGGCGATCGTCAACCGGACCCCGGACTCCTTCTACGACCAGGGGTCGACGTTCCGTGACGAGCCGGCCCTCGCGCGCGTGGAGCAGGCGGTCGCCGAGGGGGCCGCGATCATCGACATCGGCGGGGTGAAGGCCGGGCCCGGTGACGAGGTGAGCGCCGAGGAGGAGGCCCGGCGGACGGTCGGCTTCGTGGCCGAGGTGCGGCGGCGGTTCCCGGACGTGGTCATCAGCGTCGACACCTGGCGGGCCGATGTCGGCGAGGCCGTGTGCGAGGCGGGTGCGGACCTGCTGAACGACGCGTGGGGCGGGGTGGACCCGCGGCTCGCCGAGGTCGCGGCGCGCTACGGGACCGGCCTGGTGTGCACGCACGCGGGCGGCGCGGAGCCGCGGACCCGGCCGCACCGGGTGACGTACGACGACGTCATGGCCGACATCCTCCGGGTGACCGTGGGGCTGGCCGAGCGGGCGGTGGCGCTCGGCGTGCCGCGGGAGTCGGTGATGATCGATCCGGGGCACGACTTCGGCAAGAACACACGGCACAGTCTGGAGGCGACGCGGCGGCTGGGCGAGATGGTCGCGACCGGGTGGCCGGTGCTGGTGTCGCTGTCCAACAAGGACTTCGTGGGCGAGACGCTGGACAGGCCGGTGAAGGAGCGGCTGGTGGGGACACTGGCGACGACGGCCGTCTCGGCGTGGCTGGGGGCCCAGGTGTACCGGGTGCACGAGGTGGCCGAGACCCGGCAGGTACTGGACATGGTGGCGACCATCGCGGGCCACCGGCCCCCGGCGGTGGCCCGACGGGGACTGGCGTAG
- a CDS encoding bifunctional succinyldiaminopimelate transaminase/glutamate-prephenate aminotransferase has protein sequence MSALSDRLPAFPWDKLEPYKKTAAAHPDGIVDLSVGTPVDPVPDLIQKALIAAADSPGYPTVWGTPELREALTGWVERRLGARDVTHRHVLPIVGSKELVAWLPTQLGLGPGDKVAYPRLAYPTYEVGARLAGADHLVYSTTPGVGVPGPTELDPAGLRLLWLNSPSNPTGQVLPKEELRRIVAWAREHGVLVVSDECYLELGWEADPVSVLHPDVNGGSYEGIVAVHSLSKRSNLAGYRAAFLAGDPAVLGPLLEIRKHGGMMTSAPTQAAVVAALGDDTHVREQRERYAARRETLRGALLAHGFRIEHSEASLYLWATRDESCWTTVADLAERGILVAPGDFYGPAGADFVRVALTATDERVRAAVERLAG, from the coding sequence GTGTCCGCACTCTCCGACCGGCTCCCCGCCTTTCCCTGGGACAAGCTCGAGCCGTACAAGAAGACGGCCGCAGCCCATCCGGACGGCATCGTCGACCTGTCGGTCGGCACTCCGGTGGACCCGGTCCCCGATCTGATCCAGAAGGCGCTGATCGCGGCCGCGGACTCCCCGGGCTACCCGACCGTGTGGGGCACGCCCGAACTGCGTGAGGCGCTCACCGGCTGGGTCGAGCGTCGGCTCGGCGCGCGGGACGTCACCCACCGGCACGTCCTGCCGATCGTCGGCTCCAAGGAACTGGTCGCCTGGCTCCCGACCCAGCTCGGCCTCGGCCCCGGCGACAAGGTCGCGTACCCGCGCCTGGCCTACCCGACCTACGAGGTCGGCGCCCGCCTGGCCGGCGCGGACCACCTCGTCTACTCGACGACACCGGGCGTCGGCGTGCCGGGCCCCACGGAGCTGGACCCGGCGGGCCTGCGGCTGCTGTGGCTGAACTCGCCCTCCAACCCCACGGGTCAGGTGCTGCCCAAGGAGGAGCTGCGCAGGATCGTCGCCTGGGCCCGCGAGCACGGCGTGCTGGTCGTCTCCGACGAGTGCTACCTGGAGCTGGGCTGGGAGGCCGACCCGGTCTCGGTCCTGCACCCGGACGTGAACGGCGGCTCGTACGAGGGCATCGTCGCGGTCCACTCGCTGTCCAAGCGCTCGAACCTGGCCGGCTACCGCGCCGCCTTCCTGGCCGGTGACCCGGCCGTCCTCGGCCCGCTGCTGGAGATCCGCAAGCACGGCGGCATGATGACCTCGGCGCCGACGCAGGCGGCGGTGGTGGCCGCCCTCGGCGACGACACCCACGTCCGCGAGCAGCGCGAGCGCTACGCCGCCCGCCGCGAAACCCTGCGCGGGGCCCTGCTCGCCCACGGCTTCCGCATAGAGCACAGCGAGGCGAGCCTCTACCTGTGGGCCACGCGCGACGAGTCCTGCTGGACCACGGTCGCCGACCTCGCCGAGCGGGGCATCCTGGTCGCCCCGGGCGACTTCTACGGCCCGGCGGGCGCGGACTTCGTACGCGTCGCGCTGACGGCGACGGACGAGCGGGTCCGCGCGGCCGTGGAGCGCCTGGCCGGGTAG
- a CDS encoding sensor histidine kinase, with translation MTEDPRPGEARADRLMRMGEPPRNRGEALRKLVWILPWLIFLSSPVRDLVSGAHTTAATAAGWAGLTAFTGTYLALVYRNMGRPFSGRVVGCLVAALGVLAVVLCLTLGSQWIGLFVYVSVACGATNPLRMAYWTIPLTTAVMLLVAQHTGAQGEWTLFLLVTLVGFAMTGVRQLVRTTVDLRKARATVAQLAANEERLRLARDLHDLLGHSLSLITLKSELAGRMLPDHPGKAAQQVADIEQVSRQALVDVREAVTGYRRPRLHAELAGAQVALTAADVVADVPAEPDLHGVTEESESALAWALREAITNVVRHSGATRCAVGLVRRQTLDGPFLELCVEDNGSGGTTGVAKGPGNGLTGLAERLEKVSGQLEVGRVRRGFRLVARVPLASRADVGSPA, from the coding sequence ATGACGGAAGACCCGCGGCCCGGCGAAGCACGGGCGGACCGGCTGATGCGCATGGGGGAGCCACCCCGGAACAGGGGCGAGGCGCTGCGCAAACTGGTGTGGATCCTGCCCTGGCTGATCTTCCTCAGCTCGCCGGTGCGGGACCTGGTCTCCGGCGCTCACACGACCGCCGCCACCGCGGCCGGCTGGGCGGGCCTCACGGCCTTCACCGGGACCTATCTGGCGCTGGTCTACCGGAACATGGGACGGCCGTTCTCCGGGCGCGTCGTCGGCTGCCTCGTCGCCGCGCTCGGTGTCCTCGCCGTCGTGCTGTGCCTGACCCTCGGCTCGCAGTGGATCGGCCTGTTCGTGTACGTCTCCGTGGCCTGCGGCGCGACGAACCCGCTGCGGATGGCCTACTGGACGATCCCGCTGACCACGGCGGTGATGCTGCTCGTCGCCCAGCACACCGGCGCACAGGGGGAGTGGACCCTGTTCCTGCTGGTGACGCTCGTCGGCTTCGCCATGACCGGTGTACGGCAACTGGTGCGCACCACGGTCGACCTGCGCAAGGCCCGCGCCACCGTGGCCCAGCTCGCCGCCAACGAGGAACGGCTGCGGCTCGCCCGCGACCTGCACGACCTGCTCGGCCACTCCCTGTCGCTGATCACGCTGAAGAGCGAGCTGGCCGGCCGGATGCTGCCCGACCACCCCGGCAAGGCGGCCCAGCAGGTCGCCGACATCGAACAGGTCAGCCGCCAGGCCCTGGTCGACGTCCGCGAGGCCGTCACCGGCTACCGGCGCCCCCGCCTGCACGCCGAACTGGCGGGCGCCCAGGTGGCGCTGACGGCCGCCGACGTCGTCGCCGACGTGCCCGCCGAGCCCGACCTGCACGGCGTCACGGAGGAGAGCGAGTCCGCGCTCGCCTGGGCGCTGCGCGAGGCGATCACCAACGTCGTACGGCACAGCGGCGCCACCCGGTGCGCCGTCGGCCTGGTGCGCCGCCAGACCCTGGACGGGCCGTTCCTCGAACTGTGCGTCGAGGACAACGGCTCGGGCGGCACCACCGGCGTCGCCAAGGGCCCCGGCAACGGTCTGACGGGCCTGGCCGAGCGTCTGGAGAAGGTGAGCGGGCAGCTGGAGGTGGGACGCGTCAGGCGCGGCTTCCGGCTCGTCGCCCGCGTGCCTCTGGCCTCCCGCGCGGACGTAGGATCCCCGGCATGA
- a CDS encoding GNAT family N-acetyltransferase, whose translation MEISATGRLEVRITAADVGKRVSIRRLSEPGAPGEKFTDTVGVLTSWDHGVLLITRKSGETVQVAESSLVAGKVVPAAPARRRGPAATYEELARVAARAWRPVESERLGDWELRATAGFTRRANSVLPLGDPGLPLDAALDAVRRWYGERGLPAYIQTATGAEGTQETLCAELERRGWVREVSAELWIGALAPVADRAEGSGVVLSRTADEAWLARYQRKGVSEVALKVLGSGPSVWFATVPGEGGVPAAIGRCVVDGRWASFAAVEVDPALRRRGLATTVLAALAGRALDEGASAAWLQVETGNDAARALYAGMGFGAHHAYHHYRAPEPGDGGHPRPSPAEPEPRSPRNSGAGPS comes from the coding sequence GTGGAAATATCGGCAACAGGACGCCTCGAGGTCCGTATCACCGCTGCTGATGTGGGCAAACGGGTCTCAATTCGGCGCTTGAGCGAACCTGGCGCGCCGGGTGAGAAGTTCACCGACACGGTCGGAGTTCTCACATCATGGGACCACGGTGTGCTGCTGATCACACGGAAGAGTGGCGAGACCGTACAGGTCGCCGAATCCTCCCTGGTCGCGGGCAAGGTGGTACCGGCCGCACCGGCCAGGCGGCGGGGTCCGGCGGCCACGTACGAGGAGCTGGCACGTGTGGCGGCGCGGGCCTGGCGGCCGGTGGAGAGCGAGCGGCTGGGCGACTGGGAGCTGCGGGCGACCGCGGGATTCACCCGGCGTGCCAATTCAGTGCTGCCGCTCGGCGATCCCGGGCTTCCGCTCGACGCGGCGCTGGATGCCGTACGACGCTGGTACGGCGAGCGTGGCCTGCCCGCGTACATCCAGACGGCCACCGGCGCCGAGGGCACGCAGGAAACGCTGTGCGCGGAGCTGGAGCGGCGGGGCTGGGTGCGCGAGGTGAGCGCCGAGCTGTGGATCGGGGCGCTCGCGCCGGTCGCCGACCGGGCCGAGGGCTCCGGGGTCGTGCTGTCCCGCACGGCCGACGAGGCGTGGCTTGCGCGGTATCAGCGCAAGGGGGTGAGCGAGGTGGCCCTGAAGGTGCTCGGCAGCGGGCCGTCGGTGTGGTTCGCGACGGTTCCCGGCGAGGGCGGTGTTCCGGCGGCGATCGGACGGTGTGTCGTCGACGGCCGCTGGGCGTCCTTCGCCGCCGTCGAGGTCGATCCGGCGCTGCGGCGTCGGGGCCTGGCCACCACCGTGCTCGCCGCGCTCGCCGGCCGCGCCCTCGACGAGGGCGCCTCGGCGGCCTGGCTCCAGGTCGAGACCGGGAACGACGCGGCTCGGGCGCTGTACGCCGGGATGGGCTTCGGCGCGCACCACGCGTACCACCACTACCGCGCCCCGGAGCCCGGCGACGGCGGACACCCGCGGCCGTCGCCGGCGGAACCGGAGCCTCGGTCCCCGCGGAACTCCGGCGCTGGTCCGTCGTAG
- a CDS encoding heavy metal transporter — translation MPHPPPSSKRRGRLLRFGAAFVVLLGLAGYLSVQYLTGGTSGPGCEVVSGKGDGASYRFTPEQAVNAATIAAVGTGRGMPERAVTIALATALQESALRNIDFGDRDSLGLFQQRPSQGWGTPEEIMDPSYSAGIFYDHLNKVPGYTRLPLTVAAQRVQRSGFPQAYAKHEPDATLLAAALTGRSGATLACQGRPGPTRSSGPDAVRAALVRDFGRDVVQEAGAEVGGTASPAPSPTPTPVAGGEGRTVTVPVPDDTAAAGRSARQRGWQFAHWAVANASALHIEQVSYGGWQWKAGMTDSRWRAAQTRGTAGAERAAGSVHITTTGR, via the coding sequence GTGCCGCACCCTCCCCCCTCTTCCAAGCGTCGTGGCCGCCTCCTCCGGTTCGGGGCGGCCTTCGTGGTCCTGCTCGGGCTCGCGGGCTACCTCTCGGTGCAGTACCTCACCGGAGGCACCTCGGGTCCGGGCTGCGAGGTCGTCTCCGGCAAGGGCGACGGAGCGTCGTACCGGTTCACGCCGGAGCAGGCGGTGAACGCGGCGACGATCGCGGCCGTCGGCACCGGGCGCGGCATGCCCGAGCGGGCGGTGACCATCGCACTGGCCACCGCGCTCCAGGAGTCCGCGCTGCGCAACATCGACTTCGGCGACCGGGACTCCCTCGGCCTCTTCCAGCAGCGGCCCTCGCAGGGCTGGGGCACACCGGAGGAGATCATGGACCCCTCCTACTCGGCGGGGATCTTCTACGACCATCTGAACAAGGTGCCCGGCTACACGCGGCTGCCGCTGACCGTGGCCGCGCAGCGCGTGCAGCGCAGCGGCTTCCCGCAGGCGTACGCCAAGCACGAGCCGGACGCGACGCTGCTCGCCGCCGCGCTCACCGGCCGCTCCGGGGCCACGCTGGCCTGCCAGGGCCGCCCCGGCCCGACCCGGTCCAGCGGGCCCGACGCGGTGCGTGCCGCGCTCGTCCGGGACTTCGGCCGGGACGTGGTGCAGGAGGCGGGCGCGGAGGTCGGCGGCACCGCTTCGCCAGCGCCCTCGCCCACGCCGACCCCGGTCGCGGGCGGGGAAGGGCGGACCGTGACGGTGCCCGTGCCCGACGACACGGCCGCCGCCGGGCGCAGCGCGCGGCAGCGGGGCTGGCAGTTCGCGCACTGGGCGGTGGCCAACGCCTCCGCGCTGCACATCGAGCAGGTCTCCTACGGCGGCTGGCAGTGGAAGGCCGGGATGACCGACAGCCGGTGGCGGGCGGCGCAGACGCGGGGTACTGCGGGAGCGGAGCGGGCGGCGGGCTCGGTGCACATCACCACGACCGGGCGTTAG
- a CDS encoding response regulator transcription factor — protein sequence MSRTIKVLLAEDQSMVREALAALLGLEDDIEVVAQVPRGDEVVAAAHAHGVDVALLDIEMPGCTGIEAAARLHKELPAVKLVVLTTFGRPGYLRSAMEAGADAFLVKDAPAAQLAAAIRKVLAGERVIDPTLAAAALAEGANPLTDREREVLRAAADGSTNAELAAALHLSQGTVRNYLSTAIQKLAVRNRTEAVRIAREKGWL from the coding sequence ATGAGCCGAACGATCAAGGTCCTCCTGGCCGAGGACCAGTCGATGGTCCGCGAGGCACTGGCCGCCCTGCTCGGCCTGGAGGACGACATCGAGGTCGTCGCCCAGGTGCCGCGCGGGGACGAGGTCGTGGCGGCGGCGCACGCCCACGGCGTCGACGTGGCCCTGCTCGACATCGAGATGCCCGGCTGCACCGGCATCGAGGCCGCCGCCCGGCTCCACAAGGAACTGCCCGCGGTGAAACTGGTCGTGCTCACCACCTTCGGCCGCCCCGGCTATCTGCGCAGCGCCATGGAGGCGGGCGCGGACGCCTTCCTGGTCAAGGACGCCCCGGCCGCGCAGCTCGCCGCGGCGATACGCAAGGTGCTCGCGGGCGAGCGGGTCATCGACCCCACGCTGGCCGCGGCGGCCCTCGCCGAGGGCGCCAACCCGCTGACCGACCGGGAGCGCGAGGTCCTGCGCGCCGCGGCCGACGGCTCCACCAACGCCGAGCTGGCCGCCGCCCTCCACCTGTCCCAGGGCACGGTCCGGAACTACCTGTCGACCGCGATCCAGAAGCTCGCCGTGCGCAACAGGACGGAGGCGGTGCGCATCGCGCGGGAGAAGGGCTGGCTGTAG
- a CDS encoding ATP-binding protein: MSLPLTRRIARAALLVAAGAAAGVGAAGAASAAPELPAAPNLGGLTALDSASVGNTVDGAAQHVTGVAGDSGGKVVKQAAPAAQKAAGGAAGSAGGLLGGAAQTAKKGGLPTPSLPVSGLPIG; the protein is encoded by the coding sequence ATGTCCCTCCCCCTGACCCGCCGGATCGCCCGTGCCGCGCTGCTCGTCGCTGCGGGAGCGGCCGCCGGGGTCGGTGCGGCCGGTGCCGCCAGCGCTGCCCCCGAGCTGCCCGCCGCCCCGAACCTCGGCGGGCTGACCGCCCTGGACTCGGCGAGCGTCGGCAACACCGTGGACGGTGCCGCGCAGCACGTCACCGGGGTCGCGGGCGACTCCGGCGGCAAGGTCGTTAAGCAGGCGGCGCCGGCGGCCCAGAAGGCGGCGGGCGGCGCGGCGGGGTCCGCGGGCGGGCTGCTCGGCGGCGCCGCGCAGACGGCGAAGAAGGGCGGGCTGCCGACGCCGTCCCTGCCGGTCTCCGGCCTGCCGATCGGCTGA
- the fdxA gene encoding ferredoxin translates to MTYVIAQPCVDVKDKACIEECPVDCIYEGQRSLYIHPDECVDCGACEPVCPVEAIFYEDDTPEEWKDYYKANVEFFDELGSPGGASKLGLIERDHPIIAALPPQNQ, encoded by the coding sequence GTGACCTACGTCATCGCGCAGCCTTGTGTCGACGTCAAGGACAAGGCGTGCATCGAGGAGTGCCCGGTCGACTGCATCTACGAGGGCCAGCGGTCCTTGTACATCCACCCGGACGAATGCGTCGACTGCGGAGCCTGCGAACCGGTCTGCCCGGTCGAGGCGATCTTCTACGAGGACGACACTCCCGAGGAGTGGAAGGACTACTACAAGGCCAACGTCGAGTTCTTCGACGAGCTCGGCTCTCCCGGTGGCGCCAGCAAGCTGGGGCTGATCGAGCGCGACCACCCCATCATCGCCGCGCTGCCGCCGCAGAACCAGTAA
- a CDS encoding DNA-3-methyladenine glycosylase I encodes MTPGAAIAGPDGAPRCPWALSAAEYVAYHDEEWGRPVHGDDALYERLCLEAFQSGLSWITILRRRTGFRAAFADFKIAAVADFTDDDRERLLADPGIIRNRAKIDATIANARVLVDWAPGELDAFIWSHAPDPATRPVPRTLSDVPAVTPESTALSKALKKRGLRFVGPTTAYALMQACGLVDDHLADCVARRP; translated from the coding sequence CTGACGCCGGGCGCCGCGATCGCCGGCCCGGACGGCGCCCCGCGCTGCCCGTGGGCGCTGTCCGCGGCGGAGTACGTGGCCTACCACGACGAGGAGTGGGGCCGCCCGGTCCACGGCGACGACGCGCTCTACGAACGTCTCTGCCTGGAGGCCTTCCAGTCCGGCCTGTCCTGGATCACCATCCTGCGCCGCCGCACCGGCTTCCGCGCAGCCTTCGCCGACTTCAAGATCGCGGCGGTGGCGGACTTCACCGACGACGACCGGGAGCGGCTGCTCGCCGACCCGGGCATCATCCGCAACCGCGCCAAGATCGACGCGACGATCGCCAACGCGCGCGTGCTCGTCGACTGGGCCCCGGGCGAACTGGACGCCTTCATCTGGTCCCACGCCCCCGACCCCGCCACCCGCCCGGTACCGAGGACCCTCTCCGACGTTCCGGCGGTCACTCCCGAGTCCACGGCCCTGTCGAAGGCCCTGAAGAAGCGCGGCCTGCGCTTCGTCGGCCCGACGACGGCGTACGCCCTGATGCAGGCGTGCGGCCTGGTCGACGACCACCTCGCGGACTGCGTGGCGCGCCGCCCCTGA
- a CDS encoding DivIVA domain-containing protein produces the protein MVMFFFLVVALAVVVAAVTLAVVGGGEGTGPLPEAAPERLLDPLPPDRPVDRQDVESLRFPMTVRGYRMADVDDALSRIGAEIAERDARIADLESALAGARAAAAHVHLTKPEQEDQR, from the coding sequence ATGGTTATGTTCTTCTTCCTGGTCGTCGCGCTCGCCGTCGTGGTCGCCGCGGTGACCCTGGCGGTGGTGGGCGGCGGCGAGGGAACCGGGCCGCTGCCCGAGGCGGCGCCCGAGCGGCTCCTGGACCCGCTGCCGCCGGACCGCCCCGTGGACCGCCAGGACGTGGAGAGCCTCCGCTTCCCGATGACCGTCCGGGGCTACCGCATGGCGGACGTGGACGACGCCCTCAGCCGGATCGGCGCCGAAATCGCCGAGCGCGACGCGCGGATCGCCGACCTGGAGTCCGCACTGGCCGGCGCCCGGGCCGCGGCCGCCCACGTCCACCTGACCAAGCCCGAGCAGGAGGACCAGCGGTGA
- the dapE gene encoding succinyl-diaminopimelate desuccinylase, protein MADNPLDLTLDAARLTARLVDFPSESGTEKPLADAIEAALRALPHLTVDRLGNNVVARTDLGRAQRVILAGHIDTVPIAGNVPSRLDDDGVLWGCGTCDMKSGVAVQLRIAATVPAPNRDLTFVFYDNEEVAAELNGLKHVAEACPEWLAGDFAVLLEPSDGEVEGGCQGTLRVLLRTTGERAHSARGWMGSNAIHAAAPILRRLAEYQPRHPVIDGLEYREGLNAVGVLGGVAGNVIPDECVVTVNFRYAPDRTEEEAVAHVREVFADCGVEEFVIDDHSGGALPGLNHPAAAAFIEAVGGTPRPKYGWTDVSRFSALGIPAVNYGPGNPHLAHKRDERVETAKILAGEERLRAWLTD, encoded by the coding sequence ATGGCCGATAACCCGCTTGATCTCACGTTGGACGCCGCGCGCCTGACCGCGCGACTCGTCGACTTCCCCTCGGAGAGCGGCACCGAGAAGCCGCTCGCCGACGCGATCGAGGCCGCACTGCGGGCGCTGCCGCACCTGACGGTCGACCGTCTCGGCAACAACGTCGTCGCCCGCACGGACCTCGGGCGCGCGCAGCGGGTGATCCTGGCCGGCCACATCGACACGGTCCCGATCGCCGGGAACGTCCCCTCGCGGCTCGACGACGACGGCGTCCTGTGGGGCTGCGGCACCTGCGACATGAAGTCCGGAGTGGCGGTCCAGCTGCGCATCGCGGCCACGGTCCCCGCCCCCAACCGCGACCTGACCTTCGTCTTCTACGACAACGAGGAGGTCGCCGCCGAGCTGAACGGGCTCAAGCACGTCGCCGAGGCGTGCCCGGAGTGGCTGGCCGGCGACTTCGCCGTGCTGCTCGAACCCTCCGACGGCGAGGTCGAGGGCGGCTGCCAGGGCACGCTGCGGGTGCTGCTGAGGACCACGGGCGAGCGGGCCCACTCGGCGCGCGGCTGGATGGGCTCCAACGCCATCCACGCCGCCGCGCCGATCTTGCGGCGGCTCGCCGAGTACCAGCCGCGTCATCCGGTCATCGACGGCCTGGAGTACCGCGAGGGCCTCAACGCGGTCGGCGTCCTGGGCGGGGTGGCGGGCAACGTCATCCCCGACGAGTGCGTGGTCACGGTCAACTTCCGGTACGCCCCGGACCGCACCGAGGAGGAGGCCGTCGCCCACGTCCGCGAGGTGTTCGCGGACTGCGGAGTGGAGGAGTTCGTGATCGACGACCACAGCGGCGGCGCCCTGCCGGGTCTGAACCACCCGGCCGCGGCGGCGTTCATCGAGGCGGTCGGCGGCACCCCGCGCCCGAAGTACGGCTGGACGGATGTCTCACGCTTCTCGGCGCTGGGCATCCCCGCCGTCAACTACGGCCCCGGCAACCCACACTTGGCGCACAAGCGCGACGAGCGGGTGGAGACGGCCAAGATCCTCGCGGGCGAGGAGCGTCTGCGGGCCTGGCTCACGGACTGA